The Pongo pygmaeus isolate AG05252 chromosome 7, NHGRI_mPonPyg2-v2.0_pri, whole genome shotgun sequence DNA segment ggcccATTTTGTAGGTTTATAACTGCTCAACTGCAGGTTATAGCTGTAGTCTTGTAACTCCCTGTGCAGTGTCTCACAAAGCCAGGCACTCAGAGAGAATTTGCTGATTTGAGAAAGGAAAACACCTGACAAGTCAAACagctttatttttgaaacattacaaaaggtattttttttttttgactgctaattctttcttctatGGTATGGGCCAATTCTGGTCTATTTgggattatttaaagaaaattggaAGTACAAGTGTTTCAGATTCCTTCAGGCTTACTATCTAACATTTGGAGTTTAATCTTTTGTTCATTAATAATCTACATAGGGTCTAAGAAACTcctagatatttttttcttaaaaagaaaaatcaagggccaggcatggttgttcatgcctgtaatcccagcactttgggaggccaagttgggcacatcatttgagcctaggagttccagaccagcctgagcaacacagcaaaaccctgtctctaccaaaaatacaaaagaatagctaggcatggtggtgcaggtctGCAGTCCCAggaacttgggaggctaaggtgtgaggatcacctgagcctgagcctgggaagtcaaggctgcagtgagccgagatttttgcaccactgcactccagcctgggtgatgagagtgagacccaagaaataaagaagaaagagaaaaagaaaaaaggaaggaaggaaggacaggagaggagaggagagaaggagggagggagggaaggaaggaaggaaggtcaaTAATTGGCTTTCATGCTTTGATTTCAGTCCcatacattaaagaaaaaattttttaaaggtctTAGCCCACTGGCTGTGGGTCCTGCCCCCAGGTGGTTTTCAGTCGTCTCCCTCATGATTCCAGCGGCCATAGCCATCTCCTTCCTCTGGCTCTTCGATACTCTCATTCTCAAAGGaggcctcttcctcctcttcttcccgtATTACCTTCATTAGCTCAAGGAAGCTGGGGGGCGGGCCCTGATCCTTCAGCTCCCTAAGCCGGCACCACAGCATCTGGTTAAGAGTGGCCCCAGCCATGACCTGCTCCAGGCGGACCTGGTCCGCGATACGCCGAGGGATGGCGCGTTTCTCCACCGCTCTCCGGAGCAGGGTTTCTAACCGTAACACATAGGCTGAgaccttctctccttcctcctgatAGGTCTTCAGATACCTCACCTGGGCTGCCCTGCGGCTCTCTAGGCTCCCAAACACTTGCTTAAAGGCCTCCAAACACTCTTCTACACTGATGGACGGGTTGTCTGCCTGCACTATGTGCATGAGGTCCAGGGCAGGGCCCCGCAGGCTTTCCGCCAGCcaccttttcttttctgcctctgtTACTGGCCACTCTTTGACTATCTCGGTGGCCTGTTCCAACCAGACCTCAAAGGGCTCTTCCTCTGGGGCTGGGACAGCACTCCCCGAGAATACTCGCAGTTTCCGGTATCTCATGGGTAGCAGGGGCTGAGGCGCGTGTGCCATTGCCTGTCCCAACAAATGGGCCAGTAATTCTGGTGAGATGCAGGGCACTGTGGCTGAAGACACACCCTCGTGCCCCAGGGCTCGAAACATACCCGAGACCGTCTGCccctctttttctagaaagaGGTTCAATCTTTCAAGAAACTCAGTGTCCTGATTAGGGGTCTTAAAGATCACCTTCCAGACACCCCCCTTTCCCTGGACTTCACTGGGAATGGCCGAGACATCAGTATCTTCCAGAAGCTCTAGTAAAACAGCATTGGCATTCTCCTGCTTCCGGAATATCTTGCCAAGCAGTCTATACCTGCCCAGAGACTTTAAAGTCTCCTGAAGGACCTCCTGAATCTCAGCCTCCTCATAGTCCGCCGGTATCCCCGTAACCATCAGTGACTTCTGCTCATCCACACTCATTATCCTGCACCAGTCCTCTAACAGTGCCAGCGCCATTGTCCTAAGAATTGACCCACTCTGACTCTACAGGCACCAATTTGTTAGTGGTGCAGCTATGCACTGACTTAATATTGAAAATATCCTGGATGAGCTTCTAACCTTAGAACCCACCAATGAATGGGTCCCAGACTAGGACACTCAAAGACAGTCACAAAGTTTTCTGGACAAATGACCCTGGCCTACTCAGTGGCAAGAACTCAGGACTTCTTGTCTTTAGGCCTGACCCAGGTGGGCAGGTCGTATCTCAGTTCTAACCACACCTCTGCCTGCAGCTCTGAAGTCCGGTTGCCAATGATTTTCTCAAAGATGCTGGCAGCCACGTGGCGCTGACCCTTCTCTGATAGTTGAGGCACCTGGGACAGCTGCTTTCTCCACAGCCTCCTGGTCTCAGATGTTTCGTCTCTCTCCAGTTGATGGGAAAATGCCTTCCACTCTGGCACCCAGAACTCTTGAAGAAAAGCCTCCCAGCAGGGCGGCTTGGACCCCTGGTGAAACAATGTTCAGTTTTACTATACAGCACTCTCTTTCCCTGGAAGCATCCACACTCTAGTCTGGAATGGAACTGGGGGCAGATGGTGGTTCTACTTTACACTGTGCTTGCATTTGTCCCACTCTGTCAGACCCCTTCTTTGCTCACtgtgactttttttctcttgaggACTCCAATGAAATCTGGTGTTCCCACCATATGCTCATCAGACCTGTTGATTAATGTCTGAGCCCCATTTAAGGACAGGATTCAAGGTCTTTGCCATTGAAAGATGAAATCAGGAGATGTGGCTAAATACCTGTTGATGTGTTCTCGAGTGTTCCG contains these protein-coding regions:
- the PNMA2 gene encoding paraneoplastic antigen Ma2, whose amino-acid sequence is MALALLEDWCRIMSVDEQKSLMVTGIPADYEEAEIQEVLQETLKSLGRYRLLGKIFRKQENANAVLLELLEDTDVSAIPSEVQGKGGVWKVIFKTPNQDTEFLERLNLFLEKEGQTVSGMFRALGHEGVSSATVPCISPELLAHLLGQAMAHAPQPLLPMRYRKLRVFSGSAVPAPEEEPFEVWLEQATEIVKEWPVTEAEKKRWLAESLRGPALDLMHIVQADNPSISVEECLEAFKQVFGSLESRRAAQVRYLKTYQEEGEKVSAYVLRLETLLRRAVEKRAIPRRIADQVRLEQVMAGATLNQMLWCRLRELKDQGPPPSFLELMKVIREEEEEEASFENESIEEPEEGDGYGRWNHEGDD